In Candidatus Methylomirabilota bacterium, the genomic window GAGCTCAACAACCCGATCGGCTTCGTCTACTCCAACGTCACCACGCTGGAGGACTTCGTCCGCCGGCTCCGCGGCATGCTCGAGGCCTATCGCGCCGCGCCCCTCGCCGCCCCGGATGGGGCGCGCCTGCAGGCGGAGTGGGAGTCGCGCAAGGTCGACTACGCGCTGAAGTACCTCGACTCCATGATCCAGGGCATCAAGGAAGGCGCGGAGCGCGCGCGCAAGATCGTGCGCGACCTCCGGGTGTTCGCACGCACCCAGGACGACGTGTGGCAGCCGGTTGACCTCCACGAGGAGATCGAGTCGAGCCTCACCCTGCTGAACCATCTCCTGAAGGACCGTGTCACCGTGCACCGCAAGTTCGGCGAGCTCCCCGAGGTGGAGTGCATCCGCTCCCAGGTCGACCAGGTGTTCCTGAACCTGCTCGCCAACGCCGCCCAGGCCATCGCGGGCCCTGGCGCCATCACCATCGAGACCCGGCGTGAGGGCGACGCGGCGGTGATCGCGGTCGCCGACACCGGCCCCGGCATCAGCCCCGACGCGCTGGGCCGCGTGTTCGACCCGTTCTTCACCACCAAGCCGGTGGGCGAGGGGACCGGGCTCGGGCTCAGCATCAGCTACGAGATCGTCACCAAGCATGGCGGCGAGATCCGCGCCGAGAACGCGCCGGGCGGCGGCGCCGTCTTCACCGTCCGCATTCCGCTCGCGCGGAAGGACCGGGCGTGACGCTGCCGCCGACCGTCCTCATCGTCGACGACGAGACGCGCGTGCTGGACTCCCTCGAGGCGCTCCTCGCCATGGACTACCGGGTGCTGCGAGCGGAGCGACCCGAAGCGGCCCTCGACCTGATCGTGCGGAAGCCGGTGGCCCTCGTCATCAGCGACCAGCGCATGCCGGGCATGAGCGGCACCGACTTCCTCGCGCGCTGCCGCGAGCTGGCCCCGGAGACGGTGCGGGTGCTCCTCACCGCGTTCACGGACGCCGAGGCGCTGATGCAGTCGATCAACGCCGCCAACATCTACCACTTCATTCTGAAGCCATGGGATCCCGCGGAGCTGATCCACACCGTGCGCCGCGGCGTGGAGCGTCACCTCCTGAGCGCGGAGCGCGAGCGCCTCGTGCAGGACCTCGCGGCGAAGAACGCAGACCTCGAGGCCACGCTCGCCGACCTCCGGGCCGCCCAGGCCCGCGTGGTGAGCGAA contains:
- a CDS encoding response regulator; translation: MTLPPTVLIVDDETRVLDSLEALLAMDYRVLRAERPEAALDLIVRKPVALVISDQRMPGMSGTDFLARCRELAPETVRVLLTAFTDAEALMQSINAANIYHFILKPWDPAELIHTVRRGVERHLLSAERERLVQDLAAKNADLEATLADLRAAQARVVSE